Genomic window (bacterium):
GACATGAACCGCTACTGGGATCGGTGGGTGAGCAACCGGCCGGGTCTCACGCGCGAGGCACGGCGCGCTGCGCAAAAGGCCGATCGGCCTGCCGCCGTCCGGCCCAGCGTAACACCTCGCGGACGGGCGTCGGGCGCAGTGCGAGGGCTCTGATGTCGCGCAGCGGTCGCCGGGTGGTGGTCGTCGGCGCTGGGATCGTCGGTGCGGCATGTGCATATTACCTGGCACGCGCCGGACATAGGGTCACGGTGTTCGACACCGGAGAGATCGGTGGGGAAACCACGGCCGCGTCCGGCTCGGCGGTGCTCGATCAGACCAAGGGCTCGCCGTTTCTGTTGGAGCTGAATCTGCGAAGCAAAGCGCTGTTCGGGGAACTGAAACGCGATCTCGAGATCCCTTACCGGGTCGACGGCAGCTATGTCCTCTTTCGAGATGCGGAGGAGGAACGGTTCCTACTCGATCGGGTGGCGTGGCTTCAGGCGCAGGACGTTCATATCGATCTCCTCACCAAAGCCGAAGTCGCATCGCGGATTGCCGGTGTAGCCGACGATGTCCAGGGGGCGACGTATGCGCCCCAGGACGCGGAAGCTCCACCTCGCGAGACCTGTCAGGCCATCGCAGCGGGAGCGACGCGGCTCGGTGCGGTTTTCCACACTGGGACGTCCGTCGTTGGCTTCGACGTCGCCGCGGACGGCATCAGGGCGGTGCGCACTCCGTTCGGCGACACACCCTGCGATGAGGCGGTGATAGCCGCCGGCCCGTGGACCCGACAGC
Coding sequences:
- a CDS encoding FAD-dependent oxidoreductase → MSRSGRRVVVVGAGIVGAACAYYLARAGHRVTVFDTGEIGGETTAASGSAVLDQTKGSPFLLELNLRSKALFGELKRDLEIPYRVDGSYVLFRDAEEERFLLDRVAWLQAQDVHIDLLTKAEVASRIAGVADDVQGATYAPQDAEAPPRETCQAIAAGATRLGAVFHTGTSVVGFDVAADGIRAVRTPFGDTPCDEAVIAAGPWTRQLVAKLGVSVPMRPQKGELLFTDPVGPCLRGRVLSGRYLMNKVDSGTSADGFSAGLVVGQEPDGRIKIGSTREWAEFDCTPTVRARERLLDEVARYMPGVATLPINAQTVGLRPYSLLKRPIVARVRKPAGLVLACGHGGDGLAFAPVTGWLVAQIVSGIATELESHLTLTAHEESVG